The following are encoded together in the Pseudomonas sp. IB20 genome:
- a CDS encoding ABC transporter permease subunit, which produces MDGIFLQQLVNGLTLGSVYGLIAIGYTMVYGIIGMINFAHGEVYMISAYLAAISLALLAYFGIESFPLLILGTLIFTVVVTGVYGWVIERVAYKPLRNSTRLAPLISAIGISLILQNYAQIAQGAKQQGIPTLLAGAWRVDIGSGFVQLTYTKVFILVAAFLGMGLLTYIIKYTKLGRMCRATQQDRKMASILGINTDRVISYVFVIGAAMAALAGVLITLNYGTFDFYAGFIIGIKAFTAAVLGGIGSLPGAMLGGIILGISESLFAGLINSDYKDVFSFSLLVVILIFRPQGLLGRPLVAKV; this is translated from the coding sequence ATGGATGGTATTTTCCTGCAGCAACTGGTCAACGGTCTGACTCTCGGGTCGGTCTATGGCCTGATCGCCATCGGCTACACAATGGTCTATGGCATCATTGGCATGATCAACTTCGCCCACGGCGAGGTTTATATGATTTCCGCTTACCTCGCGGCGATCAGTCTGGCACTGCTGGCTTATTTCGGCATCGAATCCTTCCCGCTGCTCATTCTCGGCACCCTGATATTCACCGTGGTCGTCACCGGCGTTTACGGTTGGGTCATCGAGCGTGTCGCCTACAAACCGCTGCGCAACTCCACCCGACTGGCACCGCTGATCAGCGCCATCGGTATCTCCCTGATCCTGCAGAACTACGCGCAGATCGCCCAGGGTGCGAAACAACAAGGGATTCCTACCCTGCTGGCCGGCGCCTGGCGCGTCGATATCGGCAGCGGGTTCGTGCAGTTGACCTACACCAAGGTGTTCATCCTGGTGGCCGCGTTTCTCGGCATGGGGCTGCTGACCTACATCATCAAATACACCAAGCTGGGCCGCATGTGCCGTGCCACCCAGCAAGACCGCAAGATGGCGTCGATCCTGGGTATCAACACCGACCGGGTGATCTCCTACGTGTTCGTGATTGGTGCAGCCATGGCGGCCCTGGCCGGCGTGCTGATTACCCTGAACTACGGCACGTTCGACTTCTATGCCGGCTTCATCATCGGCATCAAGGCATTTACCGCAGCGGTACTCGGCGGCATCGGTTCCCTGCCTGGGGCCATGCTCGGCGGGATCATCCTGGGTATCTCCGAGTCGCTGTTCGCAGGGTTGATCAACTCTGACTACAAAGACGTGTTCAGTTTCTCTCTGCTGGTGGTGATTCTGATTTTCCGTCCTCAGGGCCTGCTTGGTCGTCCGCTCGTGGCGAAGGTGTAA
- a CDS encoding LysR family transcriptional regulator: protein MLNKRHLPSITALQCFEAATRHLSFTRAAEELNLTQSAVSKQVAQLEELLQHLLFRRVRRRLQMTPAGDLYLVEVRKILTQVEMSTHYLRSYGGETEVLRVSTPYTFGARWLVPRLKGWRLRHPQIHLDLCNEQEPDELLQGKADMAFYFGQGSRPGTESLKLFSEELVPVCAPESLPAQPFTDPTQLSDLVLLQNASRPQGWHDWFASQGFHTEHSYHGPRFDTFYMCIRAAQVGCGVALLPRFLVEEELADGKLVIPWQHALPSQDAYYLAYPEHSAEVPKVRDFVKWMMEQVV, encoded by the coding sequence GTGCTGAACAAAAGACATTTGCCCTCGATCACCGCCCTGCAGTGTTTCGAAGCCGCCACCCGCCACCTGAGCTTCACCCGCGCCGCCGAGGAGCTGAACCTGACGCAAAGCGCGGTGAGCAAACAGGTGGCGCAGTTGGAAGAATTGCTCCAGCACCTGCTGTTTCGCCGCGTGCGCCGCCGCTTGCAGATGACCCCGGCGGGCGATTTGTACCTGGTGGAAGTGCGCAAGATCCTCACCCAGGTGGAGATGTCCACTCACTACTTGCGCTCCTACGGCGGCGAGACCGAAGTACTGCGCGTGTCCACGCCCTACACCTTTGGCGCACGCTGGCTGGTGCCTCGCCTCAAGGGCTGGCGCCTGCGTCACCCGCAAATCCATTTGGACCTGTGCAACGAGCAGGAGCCCGACGAGTTGCTGCAAGGCAAGGCCGACATGGCCTTCTACTTCGGCCAAGGCTCACGCCCCGGCACCGAGAGCCTGAAACTGTTCAGCGAGGAGTTGGTGCCAGTGTGCGCGCCGGAAAGCCTGCCCGCGCAGCCGTTCACCGATCCCACGCAGCTGAGCGACCTGGTGCTGCTGCAAAACGCCTCGCGGCCGCAGGGCTGGCATGACTGGTTTGCCAGCCAGGGCTTCCACACCGAGCACAGCTACCACGGGCCGCGCTTTGACACCTTCTATATGTGTATTCGGGCAGCGCAGGTGGGCTGCGGTGTGGCGCTGCTGCCGCGCTTTCTGGTGGAAGAAGAACTGGCGGACGGCAAGCTGGTGATCCCTTGGCAGCATGCGTTGCCGAGCCAGGATGCGTATTACCTGGCGTATCCGGAGCATTCGGCGGAAGTGCCCAAAGTGCGGGATTTTGTGAAGTGGATGATGGAGCAAGTGGTTTAG
- the amaB gene encoding L-piperidine-6-carboxylate dehydrogenase: protein MVAALLDRLGVNPALYQSGKQPVHSPIDGSRIASVHWEGAAEVEQQVSRAEHAFDAWRKVPAPRRGELVRQFGDVLREYKADLGELVSWEAGKITQEGLGEVQEMIDICDFAVGLSRQLYGLTIASERPGHHMRETWHPLGVVGVISAFNFPVAVWAWNTTLALVCGNAVIWKPSEKTPLTALACQALFERVLKKFTDAPEYLSQVIIGGRDAGAALVDDPRVALISATGSTRMGREVAPKVAARFARSILELGGNNAMILGPSADLDMAVRAILFSAVGTAGQRCTSLRRLIAHESVKEEIVTRLKAAYSKVRIGHPLEGNLIGPLIDKHSFENMQDALEQALSEGGKVFGGKRQLEETFPNAYYVSPAIVEMPEQSDVVCTETFAPILYVIGYSDFNEALRLNNAVPQGLSSCIFTTDVREAEQFMSAVGSDCGIANVNIGPSGAEIGGAFGGEKETGGGRESGSDAWRGYMRRQTNTVNYSLELPLAQGITFD from the coding sequence ATGGTTGCCGCATTGCTTGATCGTCTCGGGGTAAACCCGGCGCTGTACCAGTCGGGTAAACAACCCGTGCATTCGCCGATTGATGGCAGCCGTATCGCTAGCGTGCACTGGGAAGGTGCCGCCGAGGTGGAGCAGCAGGTCAGTCGCGCCGAGCATGCATTCGACGCCTGGCGCAAGGTGCCGGCACCGCGTCGCGGCGAGCTGGTGCGCCAATTTGGCGATGTATTGCGCGAATACAAGGCCGACCTGGGCGAGCTGGTGTCCTGGGAAGCCGGCAAGATCACCCAGGAAGGCCTGGGCGAAGTGCAGGAGATGATCGACATCTGCGACTTCGCCGTCGGCCTGTCCCGCCAGCTGTACGGCTTGACCATCGCCTCCGAGCGCCCGGGCCACCACATGCGTGAAACCTGGCACCCGCTGGGCGTGGTCGGCGTGATCAGCGCCTTTAACTTCCCGGTGGCGGTGTGGGCGTGGAACACCACGCTGGCGCTGGTGTGCGGCAACGCCGTGATCTGGAAACCGTCGGAAAAGACCCCGCTCACCGCTTTGGCGTGCCAGGCGCTCTTTGAGCGCGTGCTGAAGAAATTCACCGATGCCCCCGAGTACCTGAGCCAAGTGATTATCGGCGGCCGTGACGCCGGCGCTGCCCTGGTGGATGACCCGCGCGTGGCGCTGATCAGCGCCACCGGCAGTACGCGCATGGGCCGCGAAGTGGCGCCGAAAGTCGCCGCCCGTTTTGCCCGCAGCATCCTCGAGCTGGGCGGCAACAACGCGATGATCCTCGGCCCAAGCGCCGACCTGGACATGGCCGTGCGCGCCATCCTGTTCAGCGCCGTCGGCACTGCCGGCCAGCGTTGCACCAGCCTGCGCCGGTTGATCGCGCATGAATCGGTCAAAGAAGAAATCGTCACCCGCCTCAAGGCGGCCTATTCCAAAGTGCGCATCGGCCACCCGTTGGAAGGCAACCTGATCGGCCCGCTGATCGACAAGCACAGCTTCGAAAACATGCAGGACGCCCTGGAGCAAGCCTTGAGCGAAGGCGGCAAGGTGTTCGGCGGTAAGCGTCAGTTGGAAGAAACATTCCCGAATGCCTACTACGTGTCACCGGCGATTGTGGAAATGCCCGAGCAAAGCGACGTGGTGTGCACCGAAACGTTCGCGCCGATTCTGTATGTGATCGGCTACAGCGACTTCAACGAAGCCCTGCGCCTGAACAACGCCGTGCCACAAGGCCTGTCGTCGTGCATCTTCACCACCGATGTGCGTGAAGCCGAGCAGTTCATGTCGGCGGTGGGCAGTGACTGCGGCATTGCCAACGTCAACATCGGCCCGAGCGGCGCGGAGATTGGTGGCGCGTTTGGTGGTGAGAAAGAGACCGGTGGCGGGCGTGAATCGGGTTCGGACGCGTGGCGCGGGTACATGCGCCGCCAGACCAATACCGTGAACTACTCGCTGGAGTTGCCGCTGGCGCAGGGTATTACTTTCGACTGA
- a CDS encoding branched-chain amino acid ABC transporter substrate-binding protein, with product MSQTFYKKGFLALAVAAALGVSAFVQADVKIGVAGPMTGANAAFGEQYMKGAQAAADVINKAGGLNGEQIKLVAGDDACEPKQAVAVANRLADQDKVIGVVGHFCSSNTIPASEVYDEAGIIMITPGSTNPQVTERGLGAVFRMCGRDDQQGIVAGDYIVDVLKGKKVAVINDKDTYGKGLADATAQQLTKRGVKPVLEEGLTRGEKDFSALVTKIRSTGADVVYFGGLHPEAGPLVRQIREAGLKDVKFMSDDGIVTDELVATAGGAQYVDGVYMTFGADPRLLPDSKTVVEEFRKNGTEPEGYTLYAYASIQALAAGFNGAKSNKGEDAAKWLKANPVKTVMGEKAWDGKGDLKVSDYVVYQWDKDGKYHQLEKQK from the coding sequence ATGTCCCAGACGTTTTACAAGAAAGGCTTTCTGGCCCTCGCCGTTGCAGCGGCGCTGGGTGTTTCTGCGTTTGTTCAAGCTGATGTGAAGATTGGCGTAGCGGGGCCGATGACTGGCGCCAACGCAGCTTTCGGTGAGCAGTACATGAAGGGGGCCCAAGCGGCGGCCGACGTCATCAACAAAGCGGGTGGGCTTAACGGCGAACAGATCAAGCTGGTGGCCGGCGACGACGCCTGTGAGCCCAAGCAAGCTGTAGCGGTAGCCAACCGCCTGGCGGACCAAGACAAAGTGATCGGCGTGGTCGGGCACTTCTGCTCGTCCAACACCATCCCGGCCTCCGAGGTGTACGACGAAGCGGGGATCATCATGATCACCCCGGGCTCCACCAACCCTCAGGTGACCGAACGTGGCCTGGGCGCCGTGTTCCGTATGTGCGGGCGTGACGACCAGCAAGGTATCGTCGCCGGCGACTACATCGTCGACGTGCTCAAGGGCAAAAAAGTCGCGGTTATCAACGACAAAGACACCTACGGCAAGGGCCTGGCTGACGCCACCGCTCAGCAGTTGACTAAACGTGGCGTCAAGCCGGTGCTGGAAGAAGGCCTGACCCGCGGCGAGAAAGACTTCAGCGCCCTGGTCACCAAAATCCGCTCCACCGGTGCCGACGTCGTTTACTTCGGCGGGCTGCACCCGGAAGCCGGTCCACTGGTTCGCCAAATTCGTGAAGCCGGCCTCAAAGACGTCAAGTTCATGTCCGATGACGGCATTGTCACCGACGAATTGGTCGCCACCGCAGGCGGCGCGCAATACGTAGACGGCGTCTACATGACCTTCGGCGCCGACCCGCGCCTGCTGCCAGACAGCAAGACCGTGGTGGAAGAGTTCCGCAAAAATGGCACCGAGCCTGAAGGCTACACCCTGTACGCCTATGCCTCGATCCAGGCCCTGGCTGCCGGCTTCAACGGCGCCAAGTCCAACAAAGGTGAAGACGCTGCCAAGTGGCTCAAGGCTAACCCGGTAAAAACCGTAATGGGCGAAAAAGCCTGGGACGGCAAGGGCGACCTGAAAGTCTCTGACTACGTGGTTTACCAGTGGGATAAAGACGGTAAATACCACCAGCTGGAAAAGCAGAAGTAA
- the amaA gene encoding L-pipecolate oxidase, protein MPLRETCLWEHLTPGRPDRAALKGEVKVDVCVIGAGITGLSAAIHLLEQGKSVAVLEGHRTGHGGSGRNVGLVNAGMWIPPDEIEAGFGEAVGSQLNRMLGAAPSLVFSLIDKYSIDCQLRREGTLHMAHNARGEADLRSREEQWKRRGAPVELLTGQACEQATGTKKIAAALLDRRAGTLNPMAYTSGLANAAVGLGGQLFDHSPVTQLERQGSHWSVQTAQGSVQAAQVVIASNAYTEGEWTELRRNFFPGYYYQVASAPLTDDAAKQILPGGQGSWDTRQVLSSIRRDADGRLLLGSLGNGNQKPAWFLKAWADRVQQHYFPYLKSVQWEFTWTGCIAFTPDHLMRLFEPAPGLVAVTGYNGRGVTTGSVVGKAFADYLCHQDPKALPIPFAPMQPLAGVGLRSCLYEAGFSLYHAGQCLRIVI, encoded by the coding sequence ATGCCATTACGCGAAACGTGTTTATGGGAACACCTCACCCCCGGCCGCCCGGACCGGGCCGCGCTCAAGGGCGAGGTCAAGGTGGATGTGTGCGTGATCGGCGCCGGGATCACCGGGTTGTCGGCGGCTATTCACTTGCTGGAACAGGGTAAAAGCGTCGCCGTGCTTGAGGGCCATCGCACCGGCCATGGTGGTTCGGGGCGTAACGTGGGGCTGGTCAACGCCGGCATGTGGATCCCGCCGGATGAGATCGAAGCCGGTTTTGGCGAGGCGGTGGGCAGCCAGCTCAACCGCATGTTGGGCGCGGCGCCGTCGCTGGTGTTCAGCCTGATCGACAAATACAGCATCGATTGCCAATTACGCCGCGAGGGCACTTTGCACATGGCGCATAACGCCCGTGGCGAGGCGGATTTGCGCAGTCGAGAAGAACAATGGAAGCGCCGTGGCGCGCCGGTTGAACTGCTGACCGGGCAGGCGTGCGAGCAAGCCACGGGCACTAAGAAGATTGCCGCCGCCCTGCTGGATCGGCGCGCCGGCACCTTGAACCCGATGGCCTACACCAGTGGCTTGGCCAATGCGGCGGTCGGCCTGGGCGGGCAGCTTTTCGACCATTCCCCTGTCACCCAGCTGGAACGTCAGGGTTCACACTGGTCGGTGCAGACCGCGCAGGGTTCTGTGCAGGCTGCACAGGTGGTGATCGCCTCCAATGCTTACACCGAAGGCGAGTGGACCGAGCTGCGGCGCAATTTCTTCCCTGGCTATTACTACCAAGTCGCGTCGGCCCCGCTGACCGACGACGCCGCCAAACAGATCCTTCCCGGCGGGCAAGGCTCGTGGGACACACGCCAGGTACTCAGCAGCATCCGCCGCGATGCTGACGGCCGACTGTTGCTTGGCAGCCTGGGCAACGGCAACCAGAAACCGGCATGGTTCCTCAAGGCGTGGGCCGACCGGGTGCAGCAGCACTACTTTCCGTACCTCAAATCGGTGCAGTGGGAATTCACCTGGACCGGCTGCATCGCCTTCACCCCAGACCACCTGATGCGCCTGTTCGAGCCGGCGCCCGGCTTGGTGGCGGTCACGGGCTACAACGGGCGTGGCGTGACTACTGGCAGCGTAGTGGGCAAGGCATTTGCCGACTATTTGTGTCACCAGGACCCCAAGGCGTTGCCGATTCCCTTTGCACCGATGCAGCCGCTGGCCGGAGTGGGCCTGCGCAGTTGCTTGTATGAGGCTGGATTTTCGCTGTATCACGCGGGCCAATGCCTGCGGATCGTGATCTGA